The genomic interval GGTGCAGACCTTGCAACCCACGCAGGTCGTCTCGTTGACGACCTTGGCGCCGGTGGCCTTGTCGACGGTGATCGCCTCCACCGGGCAGGCGTGCAGGCACCAGGCCTCGTCGCACTGCGTGCAGGTATAGGGCACTTTCTTGCCGGTGTGATGGAATTCAAAGACCTTGATACGCGACTTGGCCGTCGCGTACGTGCCGTAGTTCTCGAAAGAACAGGCCATCTCGCACTGCATGCAGCCCGTGCACTTGTCTGCGTTGATATGCAACACCTTTTGCATGTGTCTCTCCTGTGGGTAGCGGCACCTATGAAGCGCCTTGCCTATGAATGGGAATGCATAGCGATTGTTGGCTCACTACCCCCTCACAAACCTAGTATTTACCCTAGAAAAGGCACTCGGCCTCCGATATTCTCAAGATGAGACACTCTGCCGGAAGCAAGGGCCTGTCCCGATGGCGCCATTTCCGGTCTGCGCAAAACCGGCACAATCCCTACCAGCCAACGCCTTGCCGATGACCGCCCCCTCTGTCCCGCTGCCCACCACGCCCGACCACCGGCTGGCCCGGATCGAGGCCGCACGCCGAGCCGTGATGAATGACGAGCCGCTGACGGCGCTTGCCATGGAGCCCTGGATCGAGCGTTCCTGGCGGCGGTGCCTGGCCAGCGGGCAGCGCCCGGAACAGCGGGTCGGGTTCGACGTGGTGTCCAGCCACGTGTTGCGGCGCACCCTG from Chloroflexi bacterium ADurb.Bin180 carries:
- the ydhY_2 gene encoding putative ferredoxin-like protein YdhY; translated protein: MQKVLHINADKCTGCMQCEMACSFENYGTYATAKSRIKVFEFHHTGKKVPYTCTQCDEAWCLHACPVEAITVDKATGAKVVNETTCVGCKVCTIACPFGTINYVQETGKVQKCDLCGGEPACAEACPTGAITFIDANWTGLGKMAQWADKLGNQPTAV